The following coding sequences lie in one Pseudorca crassidens isolate mPseCra1 chromosome 2, mPseCra1.hap1, whole genome shotgun sequence genomic window:
- the LOC137209183 gene encoding LOW QUALITY PROTEIN: Fc receptor-like protein 1 (The sequence of the model RefSeq protein was modified relative to this genomic sequence to represent the inferred CDS: inserted 5 bases in 4 codons), with protein MNEIYFPKTSSFTISNANSSDSHQYPCIVSKSVFSPWIETSKSINQVKELFLILSPSQPIEGKSMTLACEIQPFXQKLDVQLQFYFYKDXQALGLDWDSIPELWIPAVWREDSGSYWCQAKATLLGVKRSCRVQIQVHRLPISNVSLEIQPPGGYMMEGEKLVLVCLVTGGTGDITFFWYKGALGLNLEMKTXTVTFGISVVRESDSEQYYCAEDNGYGPRLSELVSITVRIPVSHPVLTLRAPGAQAVLGDVVELHCEVWRGSPSILYXFYHEDVALGSSSAPSGGGVTFNLSLTAEHYGNYYCEANNGLVAQCSEVVPLNIIVPTEDRKEVLTSGVMEVLLGISGPTTMALLFCCWLKRKIGSRSARDPLRSLPSPVPQESTYLNSQAPEQLHPNYENVNAVSGDEVYSLVYCVQQEQQPAAGET; from the exons atgaatgaaatatattttcctaaaacTTCAAGCTTCACCATCTCCAATGCCAACTCTAGTGACAGTCATCAGTATCCCTGCATTGTCTCCAAAAGTGTTTTCAGTCCATGGATAGAAACTTCAAAGAGTATTAACCAAGTCAAAG AGCTCTTCCTGATACTCAGCCCCTCTCAGCCCATAGAGGGGAAGTCAATGACCCTGGCCTGTGAGATCCAGCCCT CACAGAAGTTAGATGTTCAGCTCCAGTTCTACTTCTACAAAG GGCAGGCCCTAGGGCTGGACTGGGACAGCATCCCAGAGCTCTGGATTCCTGCTGTGTGGAGGGAAGACTCAGGGTCCTACTGGTGTCAAGCAAAGGCAACACTACTCGGAGTCAAAAGGAGCTGCAGAGTCCAGATCCAAGTACACA GACTCCCCATCAGTAATGTGAGCTTGGAGATACAACCTCCAGGTGGATACATGATGGAGGGAGAAAAGCTGGTTCTTGTCTGCTTGGTCACTGGGGGCACAGGAGATATCACCTTCTTCTGGTACAAAGGGGCCCTGGGTTTAAACCTGGAAATGAAGAC GACGGTGACGTTTGGGATCTCTGTGGTGAGGGAGAGTGACTCTGAGCAATATTACTGTGCGGAGGACAATGGCTATGGCCCCAGGCTCAGTGAGCTGGTGAGTATCACTGTCAGAA TTCCAGTGTCTCACCCTGTCCTCACCCTCAGGgctcctggggcccaggctgTGTTGGGGGATGTGGTGGAGCTTCACTGCGAGGTCTGGAGAGGCTCTCCCTCGATCCTGT AGTTTTATCATGAGGATGTCGCCCTGGGGAGCAGCTCAGCTCCCTCTGGAGGAGGAGTGACTTTCAACCTCTCTCTGACTGCAGAACATTATGGAAACTACTACTGTGAGGCCAACAATGGCCTGGTGGCCCAGTGCAGTGAGGTGGTACCACTCAATATCATAG TGCCTACGGAGGACAGAAAAGAAGTTCTTACTTCAGGAGTCATGGAGGTGCTGCTTGGCATCTCTGGTCCCACCACTATGGCCCTATTATTTTGCTGCTGGCTCAAGAGAAAAATAG GAAGTCGTTCAGCCAGGGATCCACTCAG GAGCCTTCCCAGCCCTGTACCCCAAGAATCCACCTACCTCAACTCACAAGCCCCAGAGCAGCTACACCCTAACTATGAAAATG tgaaTGCTGTAAGTGGGGATGAGGTTTATTCTTTGGTGTACTGTGTGCAGCAGGAACAGCAACCGGCAGCAGGTGAGACATGA